A window of Coleofasciculus sp. FACHB-T130 contains these coding sequences:
- a CDS encoding response regulator encodes MTTPSLTRILLVEDDPDIQTVACLGLKVVGGFTVEVCSSGSEAIQKAPIFAPDLILLDVMMPGMDGMTTLKALRELPQTLSTPVIFLTAKVQTHEVAYYKQLGVLDVIAKPFDPMTLSATLNRMWFQYHD; translated from the coding sequence ATGACAACTCCATCTTTAACTCGTATCTTGTTGGTGGAAGATGATCCGGACATTCAGACCGTTGCCTGCTTGGGTTTGAAAGTAGTCGGCGGTTTCACGGTAGAAGTCTGTAGTTCTGGGAGCGAAGCGATTCAGAAAGCGCCGATATTTGCCCCAGATTTGATTTTGCTGGATGTGATGATGCCTGGGATGGATGGGATGACCACCCTAAAGGCACTGCGGGAACTCCCGCAAACTTTAAGCACTCCGGTAATTTTCTTGACAGCCAAAGTGCAAACCCATGAAGTAGCTTATTATAAGCAACTTGGTGTATTGGATGTGATTGCGAAGCCGTTCGATCCCATGACCCTTTCTGCAACTCTCAATCGTATGTGGTTCCAGTACCATGATTGA